Proteins co-encoded in one Quercus robur chromosome 8, dhQueRobu3.1, whole genome shotgun sequence genomic window:
- the LOC126697102 gene encoding ATP-dependent DNA helicase 2 subunit KU80 isoform X1, with protein MARNKETLLLLLDVGPSMHSVLPEVEKVCSLLAEKKLIYSKYDEVGVILFGTEDTKNELTKEVGGYQNVVVLRDTKVVDGDLVEALQQLPRGTRDGDFLDAIIVGMDILIKKFGETDKKKKRICLITNALCPIKDSFEGTKEDQVITIAEQLAKHGMGMESIVVRGRLAGDAKKRIMEENDVLLNIFSQKTCAKLVYVESPTSLFGALRTRNISPVTIFRGDLELSSKMKIKVWVYKKTSEEKFPTLKKYSDKAPPTDKFATHEVKVDYEYRSVEDTSKVVPPEGRIKGYRYGPQVVPIAPSEWDAVKFKPEKSVKLLGFTDAKNILRHYYMKDVNVFIADPGNTRAILAVSALARAMKEKNKVAIVRCVWRNGQGSVVVGVLTPNVSDKDNTPDSFYFNVLPFAEDVREFQFPSFNNFPASWQPNEQQQEAADNLVKMLDLSPSGKEEALQPNFTPNPVLERFYRYLELKSKHPDAAVPPLDETLKKMTEPDPEVLSQNKSVIDAFRRNFELKENPKLKKSTRRFLQEKPSGLKEGEGCGNIAAQSVDSIKDTSVVKVENIGNLTPVQDFENMMSRRDGPEWIGKAIKDMKKRIFDLVEDSFEGDNYPKALECLVALRKGCILEQEPKHFNDFLHHLCKFCQKNNLNCFCEFLASKELTLISKTEAIDSEVTDDEARNFLVKSEPKTV; from the exons aTGGCTCGAAACAAG GAGACATTACTATTGTTGCTCGATGTGGGACCGTCGATGCACAGTGTTCTTCCCGAAGTTGAAAAGGTCTGCTCCTTGCTAGCAGAGAAAAAG CTTATATACAGTAAATATGATGAAGTGGGTGTTATTTTGTTTGGAACTGAAG ACACAAAAAATGAGCTAACGAAAGAAGTCGGTGGATATCAAAATGTAGTGGTGTTACGAGATACCAAAGTTGTTGATGGAGATCTTGTTGAAGCTTTACAACAACTCCCTCGGGGAACTCGTGATGGTGATT TTCTTGATGCTATTATTGTTGGGATGGATATACTGATAAAGAAGTTTGGAGAAacagataaaaaaaagaaacgtaTTTGCCTCATAACAAATGCACTGTGTCCGATTAAAGACTCATTTGAAGGAACAAAAGAAGATCAAGTCATTACCATAGCTGAACAATTGGCTAAACATGGTATGGGAATGGAAAGTATAGTTGTGAGGGGAAGGCTTGCCGGGGATGCAAAAAAGAGAATAATGGAAGAAAATGATGTTCTATTGAATATTTTTTCACAGAAAACATGTGCAAAGTTGGTGTATGTCGAGAGTCCAACATCATTGTTTGGTGCGCTAAGAACTCGAAATATATCTCCAGTTACAATATTCAGGGGTGATCTTGAACTCAGCTCCAAAATGAAGATTAAG GTATGGGTGTACAAGAAAACGTCAGAAGAAAAATTTCCCACTTTGAAGAAATATTCTGACAAAGCACCTCCAACTGATAAATTTGCCACCCATGAGGTCAAAGTAGATTATGAGTACCGAAGTGTTGAAGATACTAGTAAAGTTGTACCTCCAGAAGGAAGGATTAAAGGATATCGTTATGGACCTCAAGTAGTTCCCATAGCACCTTCAGAATGGGATGCTGTCAAGTTCAAACcagaaaagagtgtaaaactTCTAGGATTTACTGATGCAAAAAACATATTGCG ACATTATTACATGAAAGATGTCAATGTTTTCATTGCTGATCCGGGCAATACAAGGGCAATTCTTGCAGTTTCTGCCCTAGCAAGAGcgatgaaagagaaaaataaggtGGCAATTGTGCGTTGTGTTTGGAGAAATGGGCAGGGGAGTGTTGTTGTGGGGGTTCTGACACCCAACGTTTCTGACAAAGATAATACT CCTGATTCCTTTTACTTTAACGTGCTTCCCTTCGCTGAGGATGTTCGAGAATTTCAATTTCCCTCCTTCAACAATTTCCCGGCGTCATGGCAGCCTAATGAACAACAGCAAGAGGCTGCAGATAATTTGGTCAAGATGCTTGACCTGTCACCATCTGGCAAAGAGGAAGCACTGCAGCCTAACTTTACACCAAATCCTGTTCTGGAG CGGTTTTATCGTTATCTTGAATTGAAATCAAAGCACCCAGATGCAGCTGTACCTCCGCTTGATGAAACTCTCAAGAAGATGACCGAACCTGATCCAGAAGTACTTTCTCAAAACAAGTCTGTTATTGATGCATTTCGCAGGAATTTTGAACTGAAAGAGAATCCAAAG CTGAAGAAATCAACTCGGCGATTTTTGCAAGAAAAACCATCTGGATTGAAAGAGGGAGAAGGTTGTGGCAACATTGCTGCTCAATCTGTTGATTCCATTAAAGATACATCTGTAGTTAAGGTTGAGAATATTGGGAATTTGACGCCTGTACAAGATTTTGAAAACATGATGTCACGTAGAGATGGTCCAGAATGGATTGGTAAGGCAATCAAGGATATGAAGAAGAGAATATTTGACTTGGTGGAGGACTCCTTTGAGGGGGACAATTATCCTAAAGCACTTGAATGTCTAGTTGCCCTTCGCAAGGGTTGCATCCTTGAGCAG GAACCAAAACATTTCAATGATTTTCTACACCATCTTTGTAAATTCTGCCAAAAGAATAACCTTAATTGTTTCTGTGAATTTCTTGCATCCAAAGAACTCACCCTGATCTCCAAGACAGAAGCCATCGACAG TGAAGTTACAGATGATGAAGCTAGAAATTTTCTGGTTAAATCAGAGCCAAAAACTGTGTGA
- the LOC126697102 gene encoding ATP-dependent DNA helicase 2 subunit KU80 isoform X2, with product MARNKETLLLLLDVGPSMHSVLPEVEKVCSLLAEKKLIYSKYDEVGVILFGTEDTKNELTKEVGGYQNVVVLRDTKVVDGDLVEALQQLPRGTRDGDFLDAIIVGMDILIKKFGETDKKKKRICLITNALCPIKDSFEGTKEDQVITIAEQLAKHGMGMESIVVRGRLAGDAKKRIMEENDVLLNIFSQKTCAKLVYVESPTSLFGALRTRNISPVTIFRGDLELSSKMKIKVWVYKKTSEEKFPTLKKYSDKAPPTDKFATHEVKVDYEYRSVEDTSKVVPPEGRIKGYRYGPQVVPIAPSEWDAVKFKPEKSVKLLGFTDAKNILRHYYMKDVNVFIADPGNTRAILAVSALARAMKEKNKVAIVRCVWRNGQGSVVVGVLTPNVSDKDNTPDSFYFNVLPFAEDVREFQFPSFNNFPASWQPNEQQQEAADNLVKMLDLSPSGKEEALQPNFTPNPVLERFYRYLELKSKHPDAAVPPLDETLKKMTEPDPEVLSQNKSVIDAFRRNFELKENPKLKKSTRRFLQEKPSGLKEGEGCGNIAAQSVDSIKDTSVVKVENIGNLTPVQDFENMMSRRDGPEWIGKAIKDMKKRIFDLVEDSFEGDNYPKALECLVALRKGCILEQFFLCRNQNISMIFYTIFVNSAKRITLIVSVNFLHPKNSP from the exons aTGGCTCGAAACAAG GAGACATTACTATTGTTGCTCGATGTGGGACCGTCGATGCACAGTGTTCTTCCCGAAGTTGAAAAGGTCTGCTCCTTGCTAGCAGAGAAAAAG CTTATATACAGTAAATATGATGAAGTGGGTGTTATTTTGTTTGGAACTGAAG ACACAAAAAATGAGCTAACGAAAGAAGTCGGTGGATATCAAAATGTAGTGGTGTTACGAGATACCAAAGTTGTTGATGGAGATCTTGTTGAAGCTTTACAACAACTCCCTCGGGGAACTCGTGATGGTGATT TTCTTGATGCTATTATTGTTGGGATGGATATACTGATAAAGAAGTTTGGAGAAacagataaaaaaaagaaacgtaTTTGCCTCATAACAAATGCACTGTGTCCGATTAAAGACTCATTTGAAGGAACAAAAGAAGATCAAGTCATTACCATAGCTGAACAATTGGCTAAACATGGTATGGGAATGGAAAGTATAGTTGTGAGGGGAAGGCTTGCCGGGGATGCAAAAAAGAGAATAATGGAAGAAAATGATGTTCTATTGAATATTTTTTCACAGAAAACATGTGCAAAGTTGGTGTATGTCGAGAGTCCAACATCATTGTTTGGTGCGCTAAGAACTCGAAATATATCTCCAGTTACAATATTCAGGGGTGATCTTGAACTCAGCTCCAAAATGAAGATTAAG GTATGGGTGTACAAGAAAACGTCAGAAGAAAAATTTCCCACTTTGAAGAAATATTCTGACAAAGCACCTCCAACTGATAAATTTGCCACCCATGAGGTCAAAGTAGATTATGAGTACCGAAGTGTTGAAGATACTAGTAAAGTTGTACCTCCAGAAGGAAGGATTAAAGGATATCGTTATGGACCTCAAGTAGTTCCCATAGCACCTTCAGAATGGGATGCTGTCAAGTTCAAACcagaaaagagtgtaaaactTCTAGGATTTACTGATGCAAAAAACATATTGCG ACATTATTACATGAAAGATGTCAATGTTTTCATTGCTGATCCGGGCAATACAAGGGCAATTCTTGCAGTTTCTGCCCTAGCAAGAGcgatgaaagagaaaaataaggtGGCAATTGTGCGTTGTGTTTGGAGAAATGGGCAGGGGAGTGTTGTTGTGGGGGTTCTGACACCCAACGTTTCTGACAAAGATAATACT CCTGATTCCTTTTACTTTAACGTGCTTCCCTTCGCTGAGGATGTTCGAGAATTTCAATTTCCCTCCTTCAACAATTTCCCGGCGTCATGGCAGCCTAATGAACAACAGCAAGAGGCTGCAGATAATTTGGTCAAGATGCTTGACCTGTCACCATCTGGCAAAGAGGAAGCACTGCAGCCTAACTTTACACCAAATCCTGTTCTGGAG CGGTTTTATCGTTATCTTGAATTGAAATCAAAGCACCCAGATGCAGCTGTACCTCCGCTTGATGAAACTCTCAAGAAGATGACCGAACCTGATCCAGAAGTACTTTCTCAAAACAAGTCTGTTATTGATGCATTTCGCAGGAATTTTGAACTGAAAGAGAATCCAAAG CTGAAGAAATCAACTCGGCGATTTTTGCAAGAAAAACCATCTGGATTGAAAGAGGGAGAAGGTTGTGGCAACATTGCTGCTCAATCTGTTGATTCCATTAAAGATACATCTGTAGTTAAGGTTGAGAATATTGGGAATTTGACGCCTGTACAAGATTTTGAAAACATGATGTCACGTAGAGATGGTCCAGAATGGATTGGTAAGGCAATCAAGGATATGAAGAAGAGAATATTTGACTTGGTGGAGGACTCCTTTGAGGGGGACAATTATCCTAAAGCACTTGAATGTCTAGTTGCCCTTCGCAAGGGTTGCATCCTTGAGCAG TTTTTCCTATGCAGGAACCAAAACATTTCAATGATTTTCTACACCATCTTTGTAAATTCTGCCAAAAGAATAACCTTAATTGTTTCTGTGAATTTCTTGCATCCAAAGAACTCACCCTGA